From the genome of Pelagicoccus sp. SDUM812003, one region includes:
- a CDS encoding exodeoxyribonuclease III has product MRFVSWNVNGIRAATKKGAMDYFDACGADFICLQETKATEAIVQGLEWGSGVTVIAHEAEKKGYSGTAIIARKEPDAVTFGLGIEDHDREGRVITAEYPDFYLVTVYTPNSQNELRRLDYRQRWDRDFLAYVKGLETRKPVVFCGDLNVAHTEDDLANPKSNRKNAGFTDEERAGFDEVLDAGFVDTFRQFTSGKGHYSWWSYRAGARARNVGWRIDYFLVSQSLKDQVAASKIHAEVLGSDHCPVSMQLK; this is encoded by the coding sequence ATGAGATTCGTTTCTTGGAATGTGAACGGGATTCGCGCCGCGACGAAGAAGGGCGCTATGGACTACTTCGACGCGTGCGGGGCGGACTTCATTTGTCTGCAGGAAACGAAGGCCACCGAGGCGATCGTGCAGGGGCTGGAGTGGGGCTCGGGGGTCACGGTGATCGCCCACGAGGCGGAAAAGAAAGGCTACTCGGGCACCGCGATCATAGCCAGAAAGGAGCCGGACGCGGTGACTTTCGGATTGGGAATCGAGGACCACGATAGAGAGGGGCGAGTCATCACGGCGGAGTATCCGGACTTTTATCTGGTCACCGTCTATACGCCGAATTCGCAGAACGAGCTCCGGCGCCTCGACTACCGCCAGCGCTGGGACCGCGATTTCCTGGCCTACGTCAAAGGGCTCGAAACGCGCAAGCCGGTTGTCTTCTGCGGCGATCTGAACGTGGCCCACACCGAGGATGATTTGGCGAATCCGAAGTCGAATCGCAAGAACGCCGGTTTCACCGACGAGGAGCGGGCTGGCTTCGACGAGGTCCTTGACGCTGGATTCGTGGACACGTTTCGCCAATTCACCAGCGGCAAGGGGCACTACTCCTGGTGGAGCTACCGAGCAGGAGCGCGGGCGCGAAACGTCGGGTGGCGCATCGACTACTTTCTGGTTTCCCAATCGCTGAAGGACCAGGTGGCTGCATCGAAGATCCACGCGGAGGTGCTTGGGTCGGACCATTGCCCGGTCAGCATGCAGCTCAAGTAG
- a CDS encoding transcriptional regulator, producing MPLKDGSYKGANWATRTSLIEMLKRRGPLSSQDMAEVLGVSSMAIRQHMQELEQAGEVASENRSQGKGRPTKFWKLTERANRHFPDRHRDLMVDLLGNVKAVLGPDALDKVLDERGQHQASCYREKLAGISDLKQRIEGLAKLRSEEGYMAEVMEEEGAFLLVENHCPICAAARSCSGLCDRELQVFRSVLGERCRIERVEHLLSDGRRCAYRVAQHNA from the coding sequence ATGCCCCTCAAGGACGGAAGTTACAAAGGAGCGAATTGGGCCACTCGAACGTCGTTGATCGAAATGCTCAAGCGCCGGGGCCCGTTATCCAGCCAGGATATGGCTGAGGTATTGGGGGTGTCTTCCATGGCGATCCGCCAGCACATGCAGGAGCTGGAGCAGGCGGGCGAAGTCGCCTCGGAAAACCGTTCCCAAGGCAAGGGGCGACCGACCAAGTTCTGGAAGCTCACCGAGCGGGCCAATCGCCATTTTCCCGATCGGCATCGCGATCTGATGGTGGATTTGCTGGGCAATGTGAAGGCCGTGCTCGGCCCGGATGCTTTGGACAAGGTGCTGGACGAGCGCGGCCAGCATCAGGCTTCGTGCTATCGCGAGAAGCTCGCGGGGATCTCCGACCTCAAGCAGCGCATCGAAGGCTTGGCCAAGCTCCGATCGGAGGAAGGCTACATGGCGGAGGTCATGGAGGAGGAAGGAGCGTTTCTTCTGGTGGAAAACCACTGTCCCATCTGCGCCGCGGCCCGCTCCTGCTCCGGCCTTTGCGATCGCGAGCTGCAGGTCTTTCGAAGCGTGCTAGGCGAGCGATGCCGCATCGAGCGAGTGGAGCATCTGCTCAGCGACGGGCGACGCTGCGCCTATCGAGTGGCGCAGCATAACGCCTAG
- a CDS encoding chemotaxis protein CheX, with the protein MSVSVPVEKIHEFLSSSLVKVIDTMMSVECKYLGHQAYSGTQAFSPKIDPAKDDSKRMFASSVGFAGEISGVCYLFMSENFGYQAAQKITGLDREDLDDDVVRDVCGELTNMFAGTFKNRLADLGLPSTLTIPTVVQGKRMAISTAGTAQQYRFSFECIGFPIYADLLLSSRN; encoded by the coding sequence ATGTCCGTCTCAGTTCCCGTAGAGAAAATACACGAATTTCTCAGCTCATCCCTCGTCAAGGTGATCGATACGATGATGAGCGTGGAATGCAAATACCTCGGACACCAAGCCTACTCAGGCACCCAGGCCTTCAGCCCGAAAATCGATCCCGCCAAGGATGATTCCAAGCGCATGTTCGCGTCCTCGGTCGGGTTCGCGGGAGAGATCAGCGGCGTCTGCTACCTGTTCATGTCGGAAAACTTCGGCTATCAGGCCGCCCAAAAGATCACCGGTCTCGATCGCGAGGACTTGGACGACGACGTGGTGCGCGACGTTTGCGGCGAATTGACCAACATGTTCGCCGGCACCTTCAAGAATCGTCTCGCCGATCTCGGCCTGCCATCCACCTTGACCATCCCCACCGTGGTGCAGGGCAAGCGCATGGCCATCAGCACCGCAGGCACCGCGCAGCAGTACCGCTTCAGCTTCGAGTGCATCGGCTTCCCGATCTACGCCGACCTGTTGCTATCGTCCCGCAACTAG
- the mgtE gene encoding magnesium transporter yields MQESEETTQQQVSDAFARRMTRLRDMHPSDIAEEIEDLELGDIRKVLRELPDDRVAEILTELPQEVQTNLLENMRLERVSEIIPEMFSDDAADALGNVSPERLQDIMDQLPAEDVSEITDLLDYPEDTAGGIMRKEVNAVLTSMTLAAAREAVRKDEDHDQDNAIYVYAVDENQRLQGVLRLRDLLFRDLRLSVSDVMIQEVRSVSVHADQEEIANIFQKYNYLALPVVDDFGKLVGLVTSDDVIDVIQEEATEDMQRMVGLSGEEMVTTPWTRSAKNRVPWLLVNLGTAFLAAWVVSMFEDTLVKYAMLAAFLPIIGGMGGNAGSQTLTIVVRSLALGEIEDNEWRRVLGKEIIVGLVAGIVVGASVGLVSWLWRGDLIIGAVVALAMMLNMIAAAMAGVLVPIGLRSVKVDPALASSIMVTTVTDVVGFFIFLSLASVALNFLTI; encoded by the coding sequence ATGCAGGAGAGCGAAGAAACAACTCAGCAGCAAGTGAGCGACGCCTTCGCACGACGCATGACTCGACTCAGAGACATGCACCCAAGCGACATCGCGGAGGAGATCGAGGACCTCGAGCTCGGCGACATCCGAAAGGTCCTGCGAGAGCTGCCGGACGATCGCGTGGCGGAGATCCTCACCGAGCTTCCTCAGGAGGTGCAAACCAACCTGCTGGAAAACATGCGCCTGGAGCGGGTTTCGGAAATCATCCCCGAGATGTTTTCCGACGATGCGGCGGACGCCTTGGGAAACGTCTCTCCCGAGCGCCTGCAGGACATCATGGACCAGCTCCCGGCGGAGGACGTCTCGGAGATCACCGACCTGCTGGACTATCCGGAGGATACCGCTGGCGGTATCATGCGCAAGGAGGTCAACGCGGTGCTCACCTCCATGACCCTGGCCGCCGCCCGCGAGGCCGTGCGCAAGGACGAGGATCACGACCAGGACAACGCGATCTACGTCTACGCGGTGGACGAAAACCAGCGCCTGCAAGGCGTGCTGCGCCTGCGCGACCTGCTGTTTCGCGACCTTCGCCTCAGCGTCAGCGACGTGATGATCCAGGAGGTACGCTCGGTCAGCGTGCACGCCGACCAGGAGGAGATCGCCAACATCTTCCAAAAGTACAACTACCTCGCCCTCCCCGTTGTGGACGATTTCGGCAAGCTGGTCGGACTGGTGACCTCGGACGACGTCATCGACGTCATCCAGGAGGAAGCCACCGAGGACATGCAGCGCATGGTGGGCTTGAGCGGAGAGGAAATGGTGACCACTCCATGGACGCGATCCGCCAAGAATCGCGTGCCTTGGCTGCTGGTCAACCTAGGCACCGCCTTTCTGGCCGCCTGGGTGGTTTCCATGTTCGAGGACACCTTGGTCAAGTACGCCATGCTGGCGGCCTTTTTGCCGATCATCGGCGGCATGGGCGGAAACGCCGGTTCCCAGACGCTCACCATCGTGGTCCGCTCGCTCGCTCTCGGAGAGATCGAAGACAACGAATGGCGACGCGTCCTCGGCAAGGAGATCATCGTAGGCCTGGTAGCCGGAATAGTGGTCGGGGCTTCGGTGGGCCTGGTCTCCTGGCTCTGGCGAGGCGATCTGATCATCGGCGCGGTGGTGGCCTTGGCCATGATGCTGAACATGATCGCGGCGGCTATGGCAGGGGTGCTGGTCCCCATCGGGCTGCGCAGCGTGAAAGTCGATCCAGCGCTTGCGTCTTCAATCATGGTCACCACAGTGACCGACGTCGTTGGCTTTTTCATCTTCCTCAGCTTGGCCAGCGTCGCCCTCAACTTCCTGACCATTTAG
- a CDS encoding alpha/beta fold hydrolase gives MPHLDASSYRCPWPLKGPHLATIVPNVSRRRIRIAYRRERLELSDGDFVDLDTCSGRDGSAESCLLMLHGLEGSSTAPYVKSMAQSAVRRLPSLDAVAMNMRGCSGELNRKARFYHSGESGDLAEVVLYLENRYETIYLLGFSLGGNVVLKYVGEFPDGVSRKVRAAAAVSAPVDLQGSAKRIGERSNGFYMKRFIRLLSEKIEAKAELYPDVIDAEGCRQMASFVEFDGTYTAPLCGFASAEDYWRKCSALNWLADIRVPALLLNALDDPFLSEGCFPEETASRSSFLHACFPRQGGHLGFPGRRVRGEAWHERVALDFLLGKPSA, from the coding sequence ATGCCACACCTTGACGCTAGCTCCTATCGATGTCCTTGGCCCTTGAAGGGGCCGCACTTGGCGACCATCGTTCCCAACGTGTCTCGGCGTCGGATCCGGATCGCCTACAGGCGCGAACGATTGGAGCTGAGCGACGGGGACTTCGTGGACTTGGACACGTGTTCTGGTAGAGACGGAAGCGCCGAGAGCTGCCTGCTGATGCTGCATGGGCTGGAGGGATCGTCCACAGCTCCCTACGTGAAGAGCATGGCGCAGTCCGCGGTCAGGCGCCTGCCTTCGCTCGACGCTGTCGCCATGAACATGAGAGGCTGCAGCGGCGAGCTGAACCGGAAAGCCCGCTTTTATCACAGCGGCGAATCCGGAGATTTGGCGGAGGTGGTTCTGTATCTGGAAAACAGATACGAAACGATCTACCTGCTTGGCTTCAGCTTGGGGGGCAATGTGGTTTTGAAATACGTGGGCGAATTTCCGGATGGAGTTTCCCGCAAGGTGAGAGCGGCGGCAGCCGTGTCGGCCCCTGTGGACCTGCAAGGTTCGGCCAAGCGAATAGGCGAGCGGTCGAACGGCTTCTACATGAAGCGCTTTATTCGCCTACTGAGCGAAAAGATCGAAGCCAAAGCCGAGCTGTATCCAGATGTCATAGACGCTGAAGGCTGTCGCCAGATGGCCAGTTTCGTGGAGTTCGACGGAACGTACACGGCGCCGCTTTGCGGCTTCGCGAGCGCCGAGGACTACTGGAGAAAGTGCAGCGCCCTCAATTGGCTGGCGGACATTCGGGTGCCGGCCTTGCTGCTGAACGCCCTCGACGACCCGTTTCTTTCGGAGGGTTGCTTTCCCGAGGAAACCGCCTCGAGGAGCTCGTTTCTGCACGCATGTTTTCCGCGCCAGGGAGGGCATCTCGGCTTCCCGGGCCGGAGGGTGCGGGGCGAGGCTTGGCACGAGCGGGTGGCTCTGGATTTTCTGTTGGGAAAGCCTTCTGCCTAG
- a CDS encoding SOS response-associated peptidase: MCGRYTLRKGLTQVVAKNGSYALSQTDVDCLAQSARYNIAPTQTTPVLRKRYDASYELEVCQMRWGLIPSWAKTARTLSPMINARSETVAEKPAYRAAYQRRRCLIPADGFYEWRKSRGQNLPFFFSMKDDSVFLMAGIWEAWISEGGETIDSYTILTTHANALLAKYHDRMPVILDPERIELWLESDVARLGLEERNHLFAPLDASLMSCQAANPMVNNNRSEGPDCLAAPAAAPKSQLDLGI, encoded by the coding sequence ATGTGCGGCCGATACACCCTACGAAAAGGCTTGACCCAAGTTGTCGCGAAAAACGGCAGCTACGCCCTTTCGCAAACGGACGTCGACTGCCTGGCTCAAAGCGCTCGCTACAACATCGCCCCCACTCAGACCACTCCGGTGCTGCGCAAGCGCTACGACGCTTCCTACGAGCTGGAGGTCTGCCAGATGCGCTGGGGACTGATCCCGAGCTGGGCCAAAACCGCTCGGACCCTCTCCCCCATGATCAACGCCAGATCGGAGACCGTAGCGGAAAAGCCCGCCTATCGAGCCGCCTACCAGCGCCGGCGCTGCCTGATCCCCGCCGACGGCTTCTACGAATGGCGAAAATCGCGCGGACAGAACCTTCCGTTCTTCTTCAGCATGAAAGACGATTCCGTTTTTCTCATGGCTGGCATCTGGGAGGCCTGGATCAGCGAGGGCGGGGAGACGATCGACAGCTACACCATTCTCACCACCCACGCCAACGCCTTGCTGGCGAAGTATCACGACCGCATGCCGGTGATCCTCGACCCGGAGCGCATCGAACTCTGGCTGGAGAGCGACGTCGCCCGCCTCGGGCTGGAGGAGCGCAACCACCTGTTCGCCCCGCTCGACGCCAGCCTGATGAGCTGCCAAGCCGCCAACCCCATGGTGAACAACAACCGCAGCGAGGGTCCGGACTGCCTCGCCGCTCCAGCCGCCGCGCCCAAGTCGCAGCTGGACCTGGGCATCTAG
- the sthA gene encoding Si-specific NAD(P)(+) transhydrogenase, whose amino-acid sequence MNIDQTFDLIVIGSGPGGQKAATEATKRGLKVAIVERERAVGGTCVHLGTIPSKTLREAALTIATLRRNADFFDFKLKEDMEVSTLMRRLDTVLQSYTGFISEYLGINSGKLFQGRACFVDPHTVLVTTVKGKKITLRARNTVIATGSRPRTPQQIPVDHEHILDSDSILSMIYLPRSLTVIGAGVIASEYASIFSLLGVQVTMIDRTPRPLMFMEPELTSKFLDHFTRNGGTYIGNARVDEVEWNGFQTVTRLDNGKEIASDKLLVAQGRLANTETLNLEALGMKTGRNGTIEVDETYQTSVPGIYAVGDVIGPPSLASVSMEQGRRAACAIAGENISHQINIVPIGIYAVPELSSVGLSEEEAREQYGDDIIIGRADFDEVARGQIAGIQDGMLKIISDPEGKKILGVHIVSEGATDLIHVGEMAIINGNEVDTYLENIMNFPTLGEAYRIAALSIVNKRAQRAKKRASSPIHKLIPETELD is encoded by the coding sequence ATGAACATCGACCAAACCTTCGACCTTATCGTAATCGGATCCGGCCCCGGAGGCCAAAAAGCGGCCACCGAAGCGACCAAGCGCGGCCTCAAAGTAGCTATCGTCGAACGCGAACGCGCCGTGGGCGGCACCTGCGTGCACCTCGGCACCATCCCCAGCAAAACCCTGCGCGAAGCGGCCCTCACCATCGCCACCCTTCGCCGCAACGCCGACTTCTTCGACTTCAAGCTCAAAGAGGATATGGAAGTATCCACTTTGATGAGACGGCTCGATACCGTGCTCCAGTCCTACACCGGCTTCATCTCCGAATACCTCGGAATCAACAGCGGAAAACTCTTTCAGGGGAGGGCCTGTTTCGTGGACCCGCACACGGTCCTCGTCACCACCGTAAAAGGGAAAAAGATCACCCTGCGAGCCCGCAACACCGTCATCGCCACCGGTTCGCGTCCCCGCACCCCGCAGCAGATCCCGGTCGATCACGAGCACATCCTCGATAGCGATTCCATCCTCAGCATGATCTACCTGCCGCGATCGCTCACCGTCATCGGCGCCGGAGTCATCGCCTCGGAGTACGCATCCATTTTTTCACTACTCGGCGTTCAGGTCACCATGATCGACCGTACGCCGAGACCGCTCATGTTCATGGAGCCCGAGCTCACTAGCAAGTTCCTCGACCATTTCACGCGAAACGGCGGCACCTACATCGGCAACGCTCGCGTGGACGAAGTCGAGTGGAACGGCTTTCAAACCGTCACTCGACTGGACAACGGCAAGGAAATCGCAAGCGACAAGCTCCTGGTGGCTCAAGGTCGACTGGCCAACACCGAAACGCTAAACCTCGAGGCGCTTGGCATGAAAACCGGCCGCAACGGGACCATTGAGGTCGACGAAACCTACCAGACCAGCGTGCCCGGCATCTACGCCGTGGGCGACGTCATCGGACCGCCCTCCTTGGCATCCGTATCCATGGAACAAGGACGCCGTGCCGCCTGCGCGATCGCTGGCGAGAACATCTCCCATCAGATCAACATCGTGCCCATCGGCATCTACGCCGTGCCAGAGCTCTCATCGGTGGGACTCTCCGAGGAAGAGGCCCGAGAGCAGTACGGAGACGACATCATCATTGGCAGAGCAGACTTCGACGAAGTCGCCCGCGGACAGATCGCCGGCATCCAGGACGGGATGCTGAAGATCATTTCCGACCCGGAAGGCAAAAAGATCCTCGGCGTCCACATCGTCTCGGAAGGGGCGACCGACCTCATCCACGTCGGCGAGATGGCCATCATCAACGGAAACGAGGTCGATACCTATCTGGAGAACATTATGAATTTCCCCACTCTCGGCGAAGCCTACCGCATCGCCGCCCTGAGCATCGTGAACAAGCGCGCCCAGCGGGCCAAGAAGCGAGCTAGCTCCCCTATTCACAAGCTGATACCGGAAACCGAGCTGGACTAG